A window of Alkalinema sp. FACHB-956 genomic DNA:
CTGCTTTTTGAGCCAATGGAGGCGCTGTTGTTCCTGGTGCAATTGCCGATCGGGTCGGACGCGGGTTAAGCGATCGCGCAAGCGCATTAAACGAATCTGTTGATCGGCGATCGCGGCTTCCATGGCATCCCGTAACGCCTGTACCCGATCGAGATGGGCGATCGCCAAATCCGCTAAACAGGGTACCGCCACTTCCGCCGCTGCCGTGGGCGTGTGGGCAAAATAATCCGCTGCCAAATCCGCCAGCGACTCATCCCGTTCATGGCCAATCCCAGAAATTACCGGGATCTTGCACAGCGCCACGGCCCGCACCACCCACTCATCATTAAAGCAAGCCAAATCCTCCGCTGCACCGCCCCCCCGCGCCAAAATCACCACCTCCGCCCGCCCATCGGTTTCCACCCGATCGATCGCGGCGGCGATCGACGCGGGAGCCGTTTCCCCCTGCACGATCGCCGGAGAGAGCAACACCTGCAAACCAGGATACCGATGCCGCAACGTTTTTTGGATATCGCCCCAGGCGGCTGCGTTGGGAGAGGTGACCACGGCGATCGTTTGGGGATGGCTGGGCAGGGGGCGTTTCCGATCGGGATCAAAGAGGCCCTCCGCTGCGAGGCGATCGTAGAGTTGCCGGAAGCGCAGTGCTTGCAGTCCCGCCCCTGCTGGCAAAATTTGATAGACCTGAAGTTGATAGCGGCTCTGCTGAATATAGGTTTTAACTTCACCGAGGGCGATCACCTGTTCCCCCGCACTAGGCAGGGTTTTCAGGCGATGGGCATAGCTGTTCCAAGCCACACAAAGCAGCGATTGCTTGCCAACGGGATCCTGCAAGGTGAAGTGAATGCCCTTCGCACTTTGACTAACGCTAGAGACTTCCCCCAGCACCCAAATTTGCCGTAAATTCGGATCCAGTTCCAGGGACTCCTTAATATAAGTCGCCACGCCTGCTACCGTCAGCGTCCCCTGGGGAAATCCGGAGTCCGCCTCGTCGAGGGAATCTAGGTGCGATCGTAGGTCATCCAACATAGACAAGCCCTTACAGAACAAGACTGAGGCAACAAACGAATTTACAGAACTTGAGACAGGCGCACCGCTGATTGTAGAGCGTTTCTAAGGAGAACCTTGCCCGTAGACAGCATTGTAAAACGCTTCGGGACGGAAATCCGCGATCGCCGCCAGCAAAATAATAAATTTGTTCTACTCAATCCGGTTTTTATGATATATTTGTTCTATCAGTAAACTTCTGTGTTATAAGAGGTGGGTGAGAACCTTGGCTAAAGAATCGCTAGACTGGGATATGCCATTGGCAGACGCGCCAAGCTCCAAAAATCCTACACGTTCAAAGGATAGTTCACGAATGCCGCCCAAAGCATCCTCCTCGGATAACGCCGCCGATAAGGCAAATGCTGATAAGCAAAAAGCCCTCAATTTAGTCCTGGGGCAAATTGAACGCAACTTTGGTAAGGGCAGCATCATGCGCCTCGGTGATGCCACCCGCATGAAAGTGGAAACCATCCCCAGTGGGGCGCTGACCCTGGATTTGGCCCTGGGGGGCGGAATGCCCAAGGGTCGAGTAATTGAAATTTACGGGCCAGAAAGTTCCGGTAAGACAACGGTGGCGCTCCATGCCGTTGCGGAAGTGCAGAAACAGGGAGGCATCGCAGCCTTTGTGGATGCAGAGCACGCCCTTGATCCGACCTATGCCGCCAATCTGGGCGTAGACATTGATAACCTGCTCGTTTCCCAGCCCGATACCGGGGAAGCCGCCTTGGAAATTGTCGATCAACTGGTGCGATCGGCGGCGGTGGATATTGTCGTCATCGACTCGGTGGCGGCCTTGGTACCCCGGGCAGAAATTGAAGGGGAAATGGGTGACTCCCACGTAGGTCTGCAAGCGCGGTTGATGAGCCAAGCGCTACGGAAAATTACGGGGAACATTGGGAAGTCCGGCTGTACGGTTGTCTTCCTGAACCAATTGCGCCAAAAAATCGGGGTCACCTACGGTAGCCCAGAAACCACGACGGGCGGCCAAGCGCTGAAATACTACGCTTCGGTGCGGTTAGACATTCGCCGGATTCAAACCCTGAAGAAGGGCAACGAAGAATTTGGGATTCGGGCGAAGGTAAAGGTTGCCAAGAATAAAGTTGCGCCACCCTTCCGAATTGCCGAGTTTGATGTGATTTTCGGGAAGGGAATTTCCACGCTGGGTTGCTTGGTGGATCTGGCGGAAGAAACCAACGTCATTTCCCGCAAGGGTGCTTGGTACAGCTACAACGGCGACAACATCAGCCAAGGCCGTGACAATGCGATTAAATACCTAGAAGAAAAGCCTGAACTAGCCCAGGAAATTGAAAAGCTGGTACGGGAAAAACTGGAGATGGGCGCACAGGTATCGGCGAATACGGTGGGTCATGCCGAGCCGGAGGATGAAGAGGATGATTTTGATCCGGAGGCTGATCAATAGGACATTGGGTGGTCGCTTACGGTTTAACGTTTGTTTCCGCTAGATAGGGTAAAAGGGTTCACGATCGTGAACCCTTTTTCGTAGGACGTTTCATAGATTGTTGAGTGTAGCGGGTGTGCGAAAGGACTCTGTTCTCT
This region includes:
- the recA gene encoding recombinase RecA — protein: MPPKASSSDNAADKANADKQKALNLVLGQIERNFGKGSIMRLGDATRMKVETIPSGALTLDLALGGGMPKGRVIEIYGPESSGKTTVALHAVAEVQKQGGIAAFVDAEHALDPTYAANLGVDIDNLLVSQPDTGEAALEIVDQLVRSAAVDIVVIDSVAALVPRAEIEGEMGDSHVGLQARLMSQALRKITGNIGKSGCTVVFLNQLRQKIGVTYGSPETTTGGQALKYYASVRLDIRRIQTLKKGNEEFGIRAKVKVAKNKVAPPFRIAEFDVIFGKGISTLGCLVDLAEETNVISRKGAWYSYNGDNISQGRDNAIKYLEEKPELAQEIEKLVREKLEMGAQVSANTVGHAEPEDEEDDFDPEADQ
- the xseA gene encoding exodeoxyribonuclease VII large subunit: MLDDLRSHLDSLDEADSGFPQGTLTVAGVATYIKESLELDPNLRQIWVLGEVSSVSQSAKGIHFTLQDPVGKQSLLCVAWNSYAHRLKTLPSAGEQVIALGEVKTYIQQSRYQLQVYQILPAGAGLQALRFRQLYDRLAAEGLFDPDRKRPLPSHPQTIAVVTSPNAAAWGDIQKTLRHRYPGLQVLLSPAIVQGETAPASIAAAIDRVETDGRAEVVILARGGGAAEDLACFNDEWVVRAVALCKIPVISGIGHERDESLADLAADYFAHTPTAAAEVAVPCLADLAIAHLDRVQALRDAMEAAIADQQIRLMRLRDRLTRVRPDRQLHQEQQRLHWLKKQLMQSIQQQLQQAQQHQKLLKEKLITLDPNAVLKRGYAVVRSEGQIVRSSQQVQVGQSIAIKLAQGSMVAQITEIPSDAVTEHSTE